In Pseudomonas nunensis, a single window of DNA contains:
- the hisS gene encoding histidine--tRNA ligase has translation MSKSLQAIRGMNDILPEQTPLWRHFEGTVSRLLDNYGYKQIRMPIVEFTELFKRSIGEVTDIVEKEMYTFDDRNGDSLTLRPEGTAACVRAVLEHGITGGGQVQKLWYIGPMFRHERPQKGRYRQFHQIGVEVFNLDGPDIDAELIVLTWRLWGELGIRDAVKLELNSLGTSESRGRYREALVEFLSAHLDKLDEDSQRRLKTNPLRVLDTKNAETQAVLVDAPKMADYLDEESRVHFEGLKARLDAAGIPYVINPKLVRGLDYYSKTVFEWVTDKLGAQGTVCAGGRYDGLVEQMGGKPTSGVGFAMGIERLVLLLETLEQIPQEISRQVDVYLCAFGEAAELAGLTLSERVRDQLPNLRLQVNAGAGSFKSQFKKADKSGALYALILGDDEMAQQVVGFKPLRGQGEQQSIAWDALAAHLATCVVQG, from the coding sequence GTGAGCAAGTCTCTGCAAGCCATACGTGGCATGAACGACATCCTGCCCGAGCAGACGCCCCTGTGGCGTCATTTCGAGGGAACCGTCTCGCGTTTGCTGGATAACTACGGTTACAAGCAGATCCGCATGCCGATCGTCGAGTTCACCGAGCTGTTCAAGCGCTCCATCGGTGAAGTGACCGACATCGTCGAAAAAGAGATGTACACCTTCGACGACCGCAACGGCGACTCCCTGACCCTGCGCCCTGAAGGCACGGCGGCCTGCGTGCGTGCGGTGCTCGAGCACGGCATCACCGGCGGCGGCCAGGTGCAGAAACTCTGGTACATCGGCCCGATGTTCCGTCACGAGCGTCCACAGAAAGGTCGTTATCGCCAGTTCCACCAGATCGGCGTGGAAGTGTTCAACCTCGACGGTCCGGACATCGACGCCGAGCTGATCGTGCTGACCTGGCGCCTGTGGGGCGAGCTGGGCATCCGTGATGCGGTCAAGCTTGAGCTCAACAGCCTGGGCACCAGCGAATCTCGCGGTCGTTATCGCGAAGCCCTGGTCGAGTTCCTCTCGGCACACCTGGACAAGCTCGACGAAGACAGCCAGCGCCGTCTGAAGACTAACCCTCTGCGGGTTCTGGATACCAAGAACGCCGAGACTCAAGCGGTCTTGGTCGACGCGCCGAAAATGGCCGATTACCTCGACGAAGAATCCCGCGTGCACTTCGAGGGCCTCAAGGCTCGCCTCGACGCTGCCGGCATTCCTTATGTGATCAACCCGAAGCTGGTTCGCGGGCTGGATTACTACAGCAAAACCGTTTTCGAATGGGTCACCGACAAGTTGGGCGCCCAAGGCACCGTGTGTGCCGGTGGTCGTTACGACGGTCTGGTTGAGCAGATGGGCGGCAAGCCGACCTCGGGCGTTGGTTTCGCCATGGGTATCGAGCGTCTGGTGCTGCTGCTGGAAACCCTGGAGCAGATCCCGCAAGAGATCTCCCGTCAGGTCGACGTCTACCTCTGCGCCTTCGGTGAAGCTGCCGAGCTGGCCGGTCTGACCCTGAGTGAACGTGTGCGTGACCAGTTGCCCAACCTGCGCCTGCAAGTCAATGCCGGCGCCGGCAGTTTCAAAAGTCAGTTCAAGAAAGCCGACAAGAGCGGTGCGTTGTATGCGCTGATCCTCGGTGACGACGAGATGGCCCAGCAAGTGGTAGGTTTCAAACCCCTGCGTGGCCAGGGCGAACAACAAAGCATTGCCTGGGATGCGCTCGCTGCACACCTGGCCACCTGCGTCGTGCAGGGTTGA
- a CDS encoding tetratricopeptide repeat protein translates to MSSTEDEQLADLKDWWTRNGKPLVTGGLLALVIVFGWQAFHKYQSNQSQGASILYQQLLETTLTPDGKPDAARVSDLAGKLNSEFGGSAYAQYGSLFVAKVAVDSGKLDDAASELKAIADKPANPALGEIARQRLAQVLAAQNKVEEALKLLEGDADKSFLATREELKGDLLVQLGRTDEANTAYQKAKAALSDEAAVGGLQIKLDDLAKGDA, encoded by the coding sequence GTGTCGAGTACCGAAGACGAACAACTGGCGGATTTGAAGGACTGGTGGACACGTAACGGCAAGCCCCTGGTCACTGGCGGCCTGTTGGCGCTGGTCATCGTGTTCGGCTGGCAGGCCTTTCACAAGTATCAGAGCAATCAGTCGCAAGGCGCCTCGATTCTCTATCAGCAACTGCTGGAAACCACGCTGACGCCTGACGGCAAGCCTGACGCAGCCCGGGTTTCGGACCTGGCCGGCAAGCTCAACAGCGAGTTCGGCGGTTCTGCTTACGCGCAATACGGCAGCCTGTTCGTGGCGAAAGTCGCGGTCGACAGCGGCAAGCTGGACGACGCAGCCAGCGAGCTGAAAGCTATCGCCGACAAACCGGCCAACCCGGCGCTGGGCGAAATCGCCCGTCAGCGTCTGGCGCAGGTCCTGGCGGCGCAGAACAAGGTCGAAGAAGCCCTGAAACTGCTTGAAGGCGATGCCGACAAGTCGTTCCTGGCCACTCGCGAAGAACTCAAGGGCGACCTGCTGGTGCAGTTGGGTCGTACTGACGAAGCGAACACGGCGTATCAAAAAGCCAAGGCAGCACTGTCGGATGAAGCGGCAGTCGGCGGCCTCCAAATCAAGCTGGACGACCTGGCCAAAGGGGATGCGTGA
- the bamB gene encoding outer membrane protein assembly factor BamB has protein sequence MRDVIRWKHAALLALAILAAGCSSNSKKELPPAELVDFKEEVVLQKQWSRSIGDGQGETYNMLVPAIDGSTIFAADVTGVIVAMDRNNGDVKWKKDLELPVSGAVGVGYGLVTIGTLKGEIVALDATNGEEKWRARVSSEVLAPPANNGDVVVVQTQDDRLIGLDAATGTQRWLYDSTPAVLTLRGTSAPVVTNRLAVAGLSTGKVVALDISNGVPVWEQRVAIPQGRSELERVVDIDGGLLLSGETLYVASYQGRVAALDLQSGRQLWQRDASSYAGVAQGFGSVYVSLSSGTVEGVDERSTTALWSNDSLARRQLSAPEVFSSYVAVGDMEGYLHLLSQVDGRFVGRERIDSDGLRARPLVVGDTIYVYGNSGKLEALTIK, from the coding sequence ATGCGTGACGTGATCCGTTGGAAACATGCAGCATTGCTGGCTCTGGCCATTTTGGCCGCGGGTTGCAGCAGCAACAGCAAAAAAGAATTGCCGCCGGCCGAGCTGGTCGACTTCAAAGAAGAAGTGGTCCTGCAGAAGCAATGGAGTCGTTCGATCGGTGACGGTCAGGGCGAAACCTACAACATGCTGGTACCGGCGATCGATGGCAGCACCATCTTTGCGGCCGACGTCACTGGCGTGATCGTGGCGATGGACCGCAACAATGGCGACGTCAAATGGAAGAAAGATCTTGAACTGCCTGTCTCCGGCGCCGTTGGCGTAGGTTACGGTCTGGTCACGATCGGTACGCTGAAGGGCGAAATCGTTGCCCTGGACGCCACCAACGGTGAAGAGAAATGGCGCGCTCGCGTGTCCAGCGAAGTCCTCGCACCGCCAGCCAACAACGGCGACGTTGTGGTGGTTCAGACTCAGGACGATCGTCTGATCGGCCTGGACGCTGCGACCGGTACCCAGCGCTGGTTGTATGACAGCACTCCGGCCGTCCTGACCCTGCGTGGCACCAGTGCGCCAGTCGTCACCAACCGCCTCGCGGTGGCTGGCCTGTCGACCGGTAAAGTGGTCGCTCTCGATATTTCCAACGGCGTGCCGGTGTGGGAACAACGGGTTGCGATTCCACAGGGTCGTTCGGAACTGGAGCGCGTGGTCGACATCGACGGCGGTCTGCTGCTGTCCGGCGAAACCCTGTACGTCGCCAGCTACCAGGGTCGCGTTGCGGCACTGGACCTGCAAAGCGGTCGTCAGCTCTGGCAGCGTGATGCTTCCAGCTATGCCGGTGTCGCCCAGGGTTTTGGCAGCGTCTACGTGAGCCTGTCTTCGGGCACCGTTGAAGGCGTCGACGAGCGTTCCACCACAGCCTTGTGGAGCAACGACTCGCTGGCTCGCCGTCAACTATCGGCTCCGGAAGTGTTCTCCAGCTACGTTGCAGTCGGCGACATGGAAGGCTACCTGCACCTGCTGAGCCAGGTGGACGGTCGCTTCGTCGGCCGCGAACGCATCGACAGCGATGGCCTGCGTGCCCGTCCGCTGGTGGTAGGTGACACGATTTATGTTTATGGCAACAGCGGCAAACTGGAAGCCCTGACCATTAAGTAA
- the der gene encoding ribosome biogenesis GTPase Der — protein MVPVIALVGRPNVGKSTLFNRLTRTRDAIVGDLSGLTRDRQYGEAKWQGRSYILVDTGGISGDEHGMDEKMAEQSLLAIEEADVVLFLVDAKAGFTAADQMIAEHLRKRNKRSYVVANKVDNIDPEMARAEFAPLGMGHAIPIAGAHGRGITQMLEIALSTFPKDEEEPEEGDEEIVAEGEEAKRIPGPSEKDGIKIAIIGRPNVGKSTLVNRMLGEDRVIVYDEPGTTRDSIYIPFERNDEKYTLIDTAGVRKRGKIHEEVEKFSVVKTLQAIKDANVVIFVMDAREGVVDHDLNLLGFALEAGRALVIAINKWDGMTPSERDFVKVELQRRLFFVDFADIHFISALHGTGVGNLYASVQNSFKSAVTRWPTNRLTQILEDAVGEHAPPMVNNRRIKLRYAHLGGANPPIIVIHGNQIEKVPKSYVRYLENTYRRVLKLVGTPIRIEFKGGENPYEGKKTTLTDRQVNKKRRMMSHHKKADKKRRDKK, from the coding sequence ATGGTTCCCGTAATCGCCCTGGTGGGCCGACCGAACGTCGGCAAGTCCACCTTGTTCAACCGCCTGACCAGGACTCGCGACGCCATCGTCGGCGACTTGTCCGGTCTGACCCGTGATCGCCAATACGGTGAGGCCAAGTGGCAAGGGCGTTCCTACATTCTGGTCGACACCGGCGGTATCTCCGGTGACGAGCACGGTATGGACGAAAAAATGGCCGAGCAGTCGCTGCTGGCCATTGAAGAAGCAGATGTCGTTCTGTTCCTGGTAGATGCCAAGGCCGGTTTCACCGCCGCCGACCAGATGATCGCCGAGCATTTGCGCAAACGTAACAAGCGTTCTTACGTGGTTGCCAACAAGGTCGACAACATCGACCCTGAAATGGCCCGCGCCGAGTTCGCCCCGTTGGGCATGGGCCACGCGATTCCGATCGCCGGTGCCCACGGTCGTGGCATCACCCAGATGCTCGAAATCGCGCTGAGCACCTTCCCGAAAGACGAAGAAGAGCCAGAAGAAGGCGATGAAGAGATCGTTGCCGAAGGCGAGGAAGCCAAGCGCATTCCTGGCCCAAGCGAAAAAGACGGGATCAAGATCGCGATCATCGGTCGCCCGAACGTCGGCAAGTCGACTCTGGTCAACCGCATGCTCGGTGAAGACCGGGTCATCGTGTACGACGAGCCTGGCACCACTCGCGACAGTATCTACATCCCGTTCGAGCGTAACGACGAGAAGTACACGCTGATCGACACCGCCGGTGTGCGCAAGCGCGGCAAGATCCACGAAGAAGTTGAAAAATTCTCCGTGGTCAAAACCCTGCAAGCGATCAAAGACGCCAACGTGGTGATCTTCGTGATGGACGCCCGCGAAGGCGTGGTGGACCACGACCTCAACCTGCTGGGCTTTGCCCTGGAAGCGGGTCGTGCACTGGTTATCGCGATCAACAAGTGGGACGGCATGACGCCGAGCGAGCGCGACTTCGTAAAAGTCGAGCTGCAGCGCCGCCTGTTCTTCGTTGACTTCGCCGACATCCACTTCATCTCGGCCCTGCACGGCACTGGCGTGGGTAACCTCTACGCTTCCGTACAGAACTCGTTCAAGTCCGCGGTCACCCGCTGGCCGACCAACCGCCTCACCCAGATCCTGGAAGATGCGGTCGGCGAGCACGCGCCACCGATGGTCAACAACCGCCGGATCAAGCTGCGTTATGCCCACTTGGGTGGCGCGAACCCGCCGATCATCGTCATTCACGGTAACCAGATCGAGAAGGTGCCGAAGTCTTACGTGCGGTATCTGGAAAACACTTACCGTCGTGTCTTGAAGCTGGTCGGTACGCCGATCCGCATCGAGTTTAAGGGTGGTGAGAACCCGTACGAAGGCAAAAAGACCACGCTCACCGACCGTCAGGTCAACAAGAAGCGCCGCATGATGTCGCACCACAAAAAAGCCGACAAAAAGCGCCGCGACAAGAAATAG
- a CDS encoding pyridoxal phosphate-dependent aminotransferase, with protein MITSKLPNVGITIFTQMSQLAAQTGAINLSQGFPDFDAPKALCDAVGRHIASGHNQYSPMTGLPALRQQIVAKIARSYGVNVDADQEVTVTPGATQAIFCAIQAVIHSGDEVIVFDPCYDSYEPSVELAGGRCVHVQLGLDDFSIDFQKLSEAITPRTRMIVLNSPHNPSGALISRVELDQLADLIRERDIYIVSDEVYEHLVFDGVPHVSVLNHEELYQGAFVVSSFGKTYHVTGWKTGYVVAPPALTAELRKVHQYVSFCGVTPLQFALADYMAEHPEHVEELPGFYQAKRDLFCDLLAPSRFSLTRVTGTYFQLVDYSQIRPDLNDVEMALWMTREHGVASIPISVFYQNPPEGQRLVRLCFAKREETLREAAAKLCVI; from the coding sequence ATGATCACCAGTAAGCTGCCGAATGTCGGCATCACTATCTTCACTCAGATGTCTCAGCTCGCGGCGCAAACCGGGGCGATCAACCTGTCCCAAGGGTTTCCCGATTTCGATGCCCCGAAGGCGTTGTGCGATGCCGTCGGCCGGCACATTGCCAGTGGCCACAACCAGTATTCGCCGATGACCGGTCTGCCGGCGTTGCGGCAGCAGATTGTGGCGAAGATCGCGCGCAGCTACGGCGTCAATGTGGATGCCGATCAAGAAGTGACCGTCACCCCCGGCGCCACTCAGGCGATCTTCTGTGCGATTCAGGCGGTTATCCACAGCGGCGACGAAGTGATCGTCTTCGACCCGTGCTATGACAGTTACGAGCCGTCGGTGGAACTTGCCGGTGGCCGCTGCGTGCATGTGCAGCTCGGGCTGGATGACTTCTCCATCGACTTCCAGAAGCTGTCCGAGGCAATCACACCGCGCACGCGGATGATCGTGCTGAATTCGCCGCACAACCCAAGCGGCGCACTGATCAGCCGGGTCGAACTGGATCAGTTGGCGGATTTGATTCGTGAGCGCGACATCTACATTGTCAGCGACGAAGTCTACGAACACCTGGTGTTCGATGGCGTCCCTCACGTTAGCGTGCTGAATCACGAAGAGCTGTATCAGGGCGCCTTCGTGGTCAGCTCCTTCGGCAAGACCTACCACGTCACTGGCTGGAAAACCGGCTACGTCGTCGCTCCGCCGGCCCTCACGGCGGAATTGCGCAAGGTTCACCAGTACGTCAGTTTCTGCGGCGTGACCCCGCTGCAATTTGCCCTGGCCGACTACATGGCCGAGCACCCGGAACATGTCGAAGAGCTGCCGGGTTTCTACCAGGCCAAGCGCGATCTGTTCTGCGATCTGCTGGCGCCATCGCGCTTCAGCTTGACCCGTGTCACGGGCACCTATTTCCAATTGGTCGATTATTCGCAGATCCGCCCGGACCTCAACGACGTCGAGATGGCGCTGTGGATGACCCGCGAACACGGCGTGGCGAGCATCCCGATCTCCGTGTTCTACCAGAACCCACCCGAAGGCCAGCGCCTGGTGCGCTTGTGCTTCGCCAAACGCGAGGAGACCCTGCGTGAAGCAGCGGCAAAACTATGCGTGATCTGA
- a CDS encoding amidohydrolase, translated as MRDLSALPNLNIALIQTTLAWHDRQANLEHFEQLLEQARGADLIILPEMFTTGFSMQSETLAEAENGPTSKWLRVQAAKLDAVITGSVIVQAADGSHRNRLLWARPDGEVLHYDKRHLFRMAGEHNHYTPGERQVQFELKGWRIRPLICYDLRFPVWSRDAQDTDLLLYTANWPGARRQHWNRLLPARAIENLCYVAAVNRIGTDGKGFAYTGDSQVLDFQGETLLSAGEADGVFQVVLDAAELAAYRTRFPANLDADTFEFT; from the coding sequence ATGCGTGATCTGAGTGCGCTGCCCAACCTGAACATTGCGCTGATCCAGACCACCCTGGCCTGGCATGACCGCCAGGCCAACCTGGAGCATTTCGAGCAATTGCTGGAACAGGCGCGCGGGGCGGATCTGATCATCCTGCCGGAGATGTTCACCACGGGCTTCTCCATGCAGTCCGAAACCCTGGCCGAGGCGGAAAACGGCCCCACCAGTAAGTGGCTGCGGGTCCAAGCGGCGAAGCTGGATGCGGTGATCACCGGCAGTGTGATCGTCCAGGCCGCCGACGGCAGCCACCGCAATCGCCTGCTCTGGGCACGTCCGGACGGCGAGGTGCTGCATTATGACAAGCGCCACCTGTTCCGCATGGCCGGCGAACACAATCACTACACCCCCGGCGAGCGTCAGGTGCAGTTCGAGCTCAAGGGCTGGCGGATTCGGCCATTGATTTGCTACGACCTGCGCTTCCCGGTCTGGAGTCGTGATGCCCAGGACACTGATCTGCTGCTGTACACCGCCAACTGGCCGGGTGCACGGCGTCAGCACTGGAACCGCTTGCTGCCGGCCCGGGCGATTGAAAACCTGTGCTATGTGGCGGCGGTGAACAGGATCGGTACTGACGGCAAAGGCTTTGCGTATACCGGTGACAGCCAGGTGCTGGATTTCCAGGGTGAGACCTTGCTCAGCGCGGGCGAGGCTGATGGGGTGTTTCAGGTGGTGCTGGACGCGGCGGAACTGGCGGCTTATCGGACGCGGTTTCCAGCGAATCTGGATGCCGATACTTTCGAGTTCACCTGA
- the leuA gene encoding 2-isopropylmalate synthase, with protein MSMLKDPSSKYRAFPTIDIPDRTWPSKTITAAPIWCSSDLRDGNQSLIEPMDAVKKLRFWKTLVQVGVKEIEASFPAASQTDFDFVRTLIEDGHIPDDTTIQVLTQGREDLIERTFESLRGAKKAIVHLYNATSPSFRRIVFNQDKDGIKAIAVNAAKLFVKYAAQQPDTEWTFEYSPETFSATELEFAKEVCDAVIEVWNPTPEHKVILNLPATVECATPNIYADQIEWFGRHINRRDSVIISLHTHNDRGTGVAATELGLMAGADRVEGCLFGNGERTGNVDLVTVALNLYTQGIHPELDFSDIDGVRKVVEECNQIQVHPRHPYVGDLVHTAFSGSHQDAIRKGFAQQKPDTLWEVPYLPIDPADIGRSYEAVIRVNSQSGKGGIAYLLEQEYGISLPRRMQIEFSQVVQRETDRLGLEMTAQQIHALLHSEYLQANTPYALVSHRLQEENGNSSVEVEVSGKGQGETNLHWRGKGNGALEALVAGLPIPVEIMDYNEHAIGAGTNAKAAAYIELRVEGQRAVHGVGIDENITTASFKALFSALNRSLSQPEAKEAA; from the coding sequence ATGAGCATGCTCAAAGACCCGTCTTCGAAATACCGCGCGTTCCCGACTATCGACATCCCGGACCGTACCTGGCCGTCGAAGACCATCACCGCCGCGCCGATCTGGTGCAGCTCGGACTTGCGTGACGGCAACCAGTCGCTGATCGAGCCGATGGACGCGGTGAAAAAGCTGCGTTTCTGGAAAACCCTGGTGCAAGTCGGTGTGAAAGAAATCGAAGCGTCGTTCCCGGCGGCTTCGCAAACTGACTTCGACTTCGTGCGCACCCTGATCGAAGACGGCCACATCCCGGACGACACCACCATTCAGGTGCTGACCCAGGGCCGTGAGGACTTGATCGAGCGTACTTTCGAATCCCTGCGCGGCGCGAAAAAAGCCATCGTTCACTTGTACAACGCGACCTCCCCTTCTTTCCGCCGCATTGTCTTCAACCAGGACAAGGACGGGATCAAGGCCATCGCCGTGAACGCCGCCAAGCTGTTCGTCAAATATGCAGCCCAGCAGCCAGACACCGAGTGGACCTTCGAATACTCGCCGGAAACCTTCAGCGCCACCGAACTCGAGTTCGCCAAAGAAGTGTGCGACGCGGTGATCGAAGTCTGGAACCCGACGCCTGAGCACAAGGTGATCCTCAACCTGCCAGCCACCGTCGAATGCGCGACCCCGAACATCTACGCCGACCAGATCGAATGGTTCGGCCGTCACATCAACCGTCGTGACAGCGTGATCATCAGCCTGCACACCCACAACGACCGTGGCACTGGCGTAGCTGCCACCGAATTGGGCCTGATGGCCGGCGCTGACCGTGTCGAAGGCTGCCTGTTCGGCAACGGCGAGCGCACTGGTAACGTCGATCTGGTCACCGTAGCGTTGAACCTCTACACCCAGGGCATTCATCCTGAGCTGGACTTCTCCGACATCGACGGCGTACGCAAAGTCGTCGAAGAGTGCAACCAGATCCAGGTGCACCCACGTCACCCGTACGTCGGCGACCTGGTTCACACCGCGTTCTCCGGCTCCCACCAGGACGCGATCCGCAAGGGCTTCGCTCAGCAGAAACCGGACACCCTGTGGGAAGTGCCGTACTTGCCGATCGACCCGGCCGACATTGGCCGCAGCTACGAGGCGGTGATCCGCGTCAACAGCCAGTCGGGCAAGGGCGGTATCGCTTACCTGCTGGAACAGGAATACGGCATCAGCTTGCCGCGTCGCATGCAGATCGAGTTCAGCCAGGTCGTGCAGCGTGAAACCGATCGCCTCGGCCTGGAGATGACTGCCCAGCAAATCCACGCGTTGCTGCACAGCGAGTACTTGCAGGCCAACACGCCGTACGCGCTGGTCAGCCATCGCTTGCAGGAAGAAAACGGCAACAGTTCGGTGGAAGTGGAAGTCTCCGGCAAAGGCCAGGGCGAAACCAACCTGCACTGGCGCGGCAAGGGCAACGGCGCCCTCGAAGCACTGGTGGCCGGCCTGCCGATTCCGGTGGAAATCATGGACTACAACGAACACGCCATCGGCGCAGGCACCAACGCCAAGGCTGCGGCCTACATCGAGCTGCGGGTTGAAGGCCAGCGTGCAGTGCACGGCGTGGGCATCGATGAAAACATCACCACGGCGAGCTTCAAGGCCTTGTTCAGCGCGCTGAACCGCTCGCTGAGCCAGCCGGAAGCGAAAGAAGCGGCGTAA
- a CDS encoding peptidoglycan DD-metalloendopeptidase family protein, translated as MPRFLAPLLLLCLTFNAHADSYITRLLNKPVPGGVAVVDLGAAAQAPKATYQGKPVLVVKEQSNWLAIVGVPLTVKPGTQQVSSGGRNLNFTVGNKKYPEQHITLKNTQQVNPNPENLKRIEGELAEQIQAYRSFSPGTPSNLLLDKPVNGPLSSKFGVRRFFNGEERNPHAGLDFAVPAGTPIKTPAAGKVILIGNYFFNGNTVFVDHGQGFISMFCHMSKIDVKVGQQLARGGVVGKVGSTGRATGPHMHWNISLNDARVDPAIFIGAFQP; from the coding sequence ATGCCGCGTTTCCTCGCTCCACTGCTGTTGCTGTGCCTGACCTTCAATGCCCACGCCGACAGTTACATCACCCGCCTGCTGAACAAACCGGTGCCGGGCGGCGTGGCCGTGGTTGATCTGGGCGCCGCAGCCCAGGCGCCGAAAGCCACGTATCAGGGCAAACCGGTGCTGGTGGTCAAGGAGCAGAGCAACTGGCTGGCGATTGTCGGCGTGCCGCTCACCGTCAAACCGGGCACCCAGCAAGTGAGCAGCGGCGGCCGCAATCTGAACTTCACGGTGGGCAACAAGAAATATCCGGAACAGCACATCACGTTGAAGAACACTCAGCAGGTCAATCCGAACCCGGAGAACCTCAAGCGCATCGAAGGCGAACTGGCCGAACAGATCCAGGCTTACCGCAGCTTCAGCCCCGGCACCCCGAGCAACCTGCTGCTGGATAAACCGGTCAACGGGCCACTGTCGAGCAAGTTCGGTGTACGTCGGTTCTTTAACGGTGAAGAACGCAATCCTCACGCCGGCCTGGACTTCGCGGTGCCGGCGGGCACGCCGATCAAGACACCGGCGGCGGGCAAGGTGATTTTGATCGGTAACTACTTCTTCAACGGCAACACGGTGTTTGTCGACCATGGCCAGGGCTTTATCAGCATGTTCTGCCACATGTCGAAGATTGATGTGAAGGTTGGGCAGCAATTGGCGCGGGGTGGTGTGGTGGGCAAAGTGGGTTCCACGGGGCGTGCGACCGGGCCGCATATGCACTGGAATATCAGCCTGAATGATGCGCGGGTGGATCCGGCGATATTTATTGGGGCGTTTCAGCCTTAA
- the xseA gene encoding exodeoxyribonuclease VII large subunit produces MIKDPFARLGLDREVLTVSQLNGRARVLLEDVFSNIWVEGEISNLARPASGHVYFTLKDSGAQVRCALFRQNAARVRQALKDGLAVKVRGKVSLFEGRGDYQLILDTVEPAGDGALRLAFDALKEKLSAEGLFSAERKVPLPAHPQRIGIISSPTGAVIRDIISVFRRRAPQVQLTLIPTAVQGREATAQIVRALKLADARGFDALILARGGGSLEDLWCFNEEAVARAVDACVTPIVSAVGHETDVSISDFVADVRAPTPSAAAELLAPDSSDLVRRVESLHRRLVMRIRDRLMRDRLRLEGMSRRLRHPGERLRQQAQRLDDLDMRMRRAFERSLNTRRERLIRLETRLAGQHPGRQLAMLRQRLDSFAERLPRAMRESLKSRRLQLQSQVQTLQVVSPLATLARGYSILLDERGNAIRNAAQTHPGQRLNARLGEGELQVRVEDNHLTPVTLSLLD; encoded by the coding sequence ATGATTAAAGATCCCTTTGCAAGACTCGGCCTGGACCGTGAAGTCCTGACTGTCAGCCAGCTCAACGGCCGCGCGCGGGTGTTGCTGGAAGATGTGTTCAGCAATATCTGGGTCGAAGGCGAAATCTCCAACCTCGCCCGCCCGGCGTCCGGCCATGTGTATTTCACCCTCAAGGACAGCGGCGCCCAGGTGCGTTGCGCGCTGTTCCGGCAGAACGCCGCGCGGGTGCGCCAGGCGCTGAAGGATGGCCTGGCGGTCAAGGTGCGCGGCAAGGTCTCGCTGTTCGAGGGCCGTGGCGACTATCAACTGATCCTCGACACCGTGGAACCGGCCGGCGACGGCGCCCTGCGACTGGCCTTCGATGCGCTGAAAGAAAAACTCAGCGCCGAAGGCCTGTTCAGCGCCGAGCGCAAAGTGCCGCTGCCGGCGCATCCACAACGCATCGGCATTATCAGTTCGCCGACCGGCGCCGTGATCCGCGACATTATCAGCGTGTTCCGTCGTCGGGCGCCGCAGGTGCAACTGACGCTGATCCCCACCGCTGTGCAGGGCCGCGAAGCCACCGCGCAGATTGTCCGTGCATTGAAACTGGCGGACGCCCGTGGCTTCGATGCGTTGATCCTGGCCCGTGGCGGCGGCTCGCTGGAAGACCTCTGGTGTTTCAACGAAGAAGCCGTGGCCCGCGCCGTGGATGCTTGCGTGACGCCGATTGTGAGCGCCGTCGGGCATGAAACCGACGTCTCGATCAGCGACTTCGTGGCCGACGTTCGCGCGCCGACGCCTTCTGCCGCCGCTGAATTGCTGGCACCGGACTCCAGCGACCTGGTGCGCCGGGTCGAAAGCCTGCACCGTCGTCTGGTGATGCGTATCCGCGACCGTTTGATGCGTGATCGCCTGCGCCTCGAAGGCATGTCCCGGCGCCTGCGGCATCCCGGCGAACGCCTGCGTCAACAAGCGCAACGCCTGGACGATCTGGACATGCGTATGCGCCGCGCCTTCGAACGCAGCCTCAATACTCGCCGCGAACGCCTGATCCGCCTGGAAACCCGCCTCGCCGGGCAACATCCGGGTCGGCAACTGGCGATGTTGCGCCAGCGCCTCGACAGTTTCGCCGAACGCCTGCCCCGAGCAATGCGCGAAAGCCTTAAAAGCCGTCGCTTGCAGCTGCAAAGCCAAGTGCAGACGCTGCAAGTGGTCAGTCCGTTGGCGACCCTTGCCCGTGGCTACAGCATTCTGCTGGACGAGCGCGGCAATGCGATTCGCAATGCCGCCCAGACTCATCCCGGCCAACGCCTGAATGCCCGGCTCGGCGAGGGCGAGCTGCAAGTGCGCGTCGAAGACAATCACCTGACGCCTGTCACCCTTTCTCTACTGGATTGA